A window of the Equus asinus isolate D_3611 breed Donkey chromosome 20, EquAss-T2T_v2, whole genome shotgun sequence genome harbors these coding sequences:
- the LOC106836024 gene encoding olfactory receptor 8B3-like isoform X1: MDIGNSSLVAEFILVGLTTYSEIQLPLFFLFLGIYIVTVAGNLGLVTLIGLNSYLHTPMYYFLFNLSFIDLCYSSVITPKLLVNFVSKMNTISYAGCMTQLFFYCFFVNAECYVLVVMAYDRYVAICKPLKYTVTMSPQVCSLLAVIVYVGAFIAAWAHTGCMLRLTFCDANTINHYMCDILPLLELSCTSTHINELVVLIVVGFDVSVPSLNIIVSYSFILSSILRIRSTEGRSKAFSTCSSHIIVVSVFFGSGAFMYLHPSSVLSMDQGKVSTVFYTIVVPMLNPLIYSFRNKEVKVALKKSLIK; this comes from the coding sequence ATGGACATTGGAAACAGTTCTTTAGTCGCTGAGTTTATCCTTGTGGGTTTAACCACATATTCAGAGATCCAGCtgcccctcttctttcttttcctaggaATCTACATTGTCACGGTGGCAGGAAACCTGGGCTTGGTCACCCTCATAGGACTGAATTCTTACCTTCACACGCCCATGTACTACTTCCTCTTTAATTTATCCTTTATTGATCTCTGTTACTCTTCTGTCATCACCCCAAAACTGTTGGTAAACTTTGTGTCAAAGATGAACACCATCTCCTATGCAGGGTGCATGACTCAgctatttttttattgcttctttgTCAATGCAGAGTGCTATGTGTTGGTAGTGATGGCCTATGATCGTTATGTGGCCATTTGCAAGCCGCTGAAGTACACAGTCACCATGTCTCCTCAGGTCTGTTCTCTGCTGGCTGTGATTGTATATGTGGGGGCATTCATTGCCGCCTGGGCCCACACAGGATGTATGCTGAGATTGACTTTCTGTGATGCCAACACCATCAACCATTACATGTGTGACATCCTCCCCCTCCTGGAGCTCTCCTGCACCAGCACTCATATCAATGAATTGGTAGTTCTCATTGTGGTGGGCTTTGATGTTAGTGTACCTAGCCTTAACATCATTGTCTCTTACTCATTTATCCTCTCCAGCATCCTCCGCATCCGTTCCACTGAAGGAAGGTCTAAAGCCTTCAGCACTTGTAGCTCTCATATAattgttgtttctgttttctttgggtcAGGGGCATTCATGTATCTTCATCCTTCTTCTGTCTTGTCCATGGACCAGGGTAAAGTGTCCACCGTCTTCTATACCATTGTGGTGCCCATGCTCAATCCTCTGATCTACAGCTTCAGGAACAAGGAGGTTAAGGTTGCCCTGAAAAAAAGCTTGA
- the LOC106836024 gene encoding olfactory receptor 8B8-like isoform X2 translates to MDIGNSSLVAEFILVGLTTYSEIQLPLFFLFLGIYIVTVAGNLGLVTLIGLNSYLHTPMYYFLFNLSFIDLCYSSVITPKLLVNFVSKMNTISYAGCMTQLFFYCFFVNAECYVLVVMAYDRYVAICKPLKYTVTMSPQVCSLLAVIVYVGAFIAAWAHTGCMLRLTFCDANTINHYMCDILPLLELSCTSTHINELVVLIVVGFDVSVPSLNIIVSYSFILSSILRIRSTEGRSKAFSTCSSHIIVVSVFFGSGAFMYLHPSSVLSMDQGKVSTVFYTIVVPMLNPLIYSFRNKEVKVALKKSLSRKSFS, encoded by the coding sequence ATGGACATTGGAAACAGTTCTTTAGTCGCTGAGTTTATCCTTGTGGGTTTAACCACATATTCAGAGATCCAGCtgcccctcttctttcttttcctaggaATCTACATTGTCACGGTGGCAGGAAACCTGGGCTTGGTCACCCTCATAGGACTGAATTCTTACCTTCACACGCCCATGTACTACTTCCTCTTTAATTTATCCTTTATTGATCTCTGTTACTCTTCTGTCATCACCCCAAAACTGTTGGTAAACTTTGTGTCAAAGATGAACACCATCTCCTATGCAGGGTGCATGACTCAgctatttttttattgcttctttgTCAATGCAGAGTGCTATGTGTTGGTAGTGATGGCCTATGATCGTTATGTGGCCATTTGCAAGCCGCTGAAGTACACAGTCACCATGTCTCCTCAGGTCTGTTCTCTGCTGGCTGTGATTGTATATGTGGGGGCATTCATTGCCGCCTGGGCCCACACAGGATGTATGCTGAGATTGACTTTCTGTGATGCCAACACCATCAACCATTACATGTGTGACATCCTCCCCCTCCTGGAGCTCTCCTGCACCAGCACTCATATCAATGAATTGGTAGTTCTCATTGTGGTGGGCTTTGATGTTAGTGTACCTAGCCTTAACATCATTGTCTCTTACTCATTTATCCTCTCCAGCATCCTCCGCATCCGTTCCACTGAAGGAAGGTCTAAAGCCTTCAGCACTTGTAGCTCTCATATAattgttgtttctgttttctttgggtcAGGGGCATTCATGTATCTTCATCCTTCTTCTGTCTTGTCCATGGACCAGGGTAAAGTGTCCACCGTCTTCTATACCATTGTGGTGCCCATGCTCAATCCTCTGATCTACAGCTTCAGGAACAAGGAGGTTAAGGTTGCCCTGAAAAAAAGCTTGAGTAGAAAATCATTTTCCTGA